In Armatimonadota bacterium, a genomic segment contains:
- a CDS encoding SIS domain-containing protein: MAQALGRYTEEEIRAQPEVWERVLGETASAARAVRQLWETTAPDQILLTGCGSSYYLAIAAAHLLQDALRVPCRALPSSEILFASEDLLLGGRPSLLIAVSRSGETTETVWAARRLRDRGATTLAVTCAGSGPLLQASQLALVLPVEERSIVMTASFTSLLLALAYLAADLAGDSRQAAELRGIPAVAAGEIDRLSDQARGCDFAARFFVYLGSGAMFAIACEGALKMTEMALTPGCAYHTLEYLHGPKAAASEGVVIGVLSSRGAAYEREVLRQVAGLGARVIALGDGVDGVTAVPLPVSLGSVAAMLLDGIWLQWLALHAARARGVDPDTPRFLQPVVTWARFPLEGGEQ; this comes from the coding sequence TTGGCGCAGGCGCTCGGCCGGTACACGGAGGAGGAGATCCGCGCCCAGCCCGAGGTGTGGGAGCGCGTACTCGGCGAGACGGCGTCTGCGGCCCGGGCCGTGCGGCAGCTGTGGGAGACCACTGCGCCCGACCAGATCCTCCTCACCGGATGCGGCTCGTCCTACTACCTCGCCATTGCGGCGGCACATCTGCTGCAGGACGCGTTGCGCGTCCCCTGCCGGGCCCTGCCGTCTTCGGAGATCCTCTTCGCTTCGGAGGACCTCCTCCTCGGCGGCCGGCCGTCGCTGCTGATCGCCGTCTCGCGTTCCGGGGAGACGACGGAGACGGTGTGGGCGGCGAGACGCCTCCGGGATCGCGGGGCAACCACCCTAGCGGTCACCTGCGCGGGGAGCGGCCCGCTCCTCCAGGCCAGCCAGCTCGCGCTGGTCCTTCCCGTGGAGGAGCGCAGCATCGTCATGACCGCTTCATTCACCTCCCTCCTCCTCGCCCTGGCGTATCTCGCCGCCGATCTGGCCGGCGACTCCCGGCAGGCCGCGGAACTCCGGGGGATTCCCGCCGTCGCCGCCGGCGAGATCGACCGGCTGTCCGACCAGGCACGGGGATGCGACTTCGCGGCCCGGTTCTTCGTCTACCTGGGCTCGGGAGCGATGTTCGCGATTGCCTGTGAGGGCGCGCTGAAGATGACCGAGATGGCCCTGACCCCGGGTTGCGCCTACCACACCCTGGAGTACCTGCACGGCCCGAAGGCCGCCGCCTCCGAGGGCGTCGTCATCGGCGTGCTCTCGTCCCGCGGGGCGGCCTACGAGCGGGAGGTGCTGCGCCAGGTGGCCGGGCTCGGCGCACGGGTCATCGCCCTGGGCGACGGCGTCGACGGGGTGACGGCCGTCCCCCTGCCCGTTTCCCTGGGCTCGGTGGCGGCCATGCTCCTGGACGGGATCTGGTTGCAGTGGCTGGCGCTGCACGCGGCCCGGGCCCGCGGAGTTGACCCGGACACGCCCCGGTTTCTCCAGCCGGTGGTGACCTGGGCCCGATTCCCACTGGAGGGAGGTGAGCAATGA
- a CDS encoding DeoR/GlpR family DNA-binding transcription regulator, which yields MRDRPSDRRQRILEMLREAGEIKTDDLVVRFGVSPATARRDLRLLERQGQAIRLHGGAATPEISLYEASYRERERSHSAEKRRIAAAAAALVADGQTLALTGGTTTTAVARALRGRDVVIVTNAVNIAMELAREPRTRVHLTGGRLRGSSYELVGPAAAQALQGLNVDLAFIGVNGVSVARGLTTFNEEEAEVNRAMTAAAHRVVVVADRSKLGRATLVQICPIDAVHVLITDRDAPAAEVAAFRQAGIDVILS from the coding sequence ATGAGGGACAGGCCCTCCGATCGCAGGCAGCGCATCCTCGAGATGCTTCGGGAGGCCGGCGAGATCAAGACCGACGATCTGGTCGTCCGGTTCGGCGTCTCACCGGCCACCGCCCGTCGCGACCTGCGCCTGTTGGAGCGGCAGGGGCAGGCCATCCGTCTGCACGGTGGGGCGGCCACCCCCGAAATTTCCCTCTACGAAGCCTCCTACCGCGAGCGCGAACGCAGCCACAGTGCGGAGAAGCGCCGCATCGCCGCGGCGGCCGCGGCCCTCGTCGCGGATGGCCAGACGCTGGCCCTCACCGGCGGGACGACGACCACGGCCGTGGCCCGGGCCCTGCGCGGGCGCGACGTGGTGATCGTAACCAACGCGGTCAACATCGCCATGGAACTCGCCCGCGAGCCGCGCACCCGCGTCCACCTCACCGGAGGGCGGCTGCGCGGGTCGTCCTACGAACTGGTGGGCCCGGCAGCCGCCCAGGCTCTGCAGGGCCTGAACGTCGATCTGGCCTTCATCGGCGTGAACGGCGTCTCCGTCGCCCGGGGCCTGACGACGTTCAACGAGGAAGAGGCGGAGGTCAACCGCGCGATGACCGCCGCGGCCCACCGTGTGGTCGTCGTGGCCGACCGCAGCAAACTCGGACGGGCGACCCTGGTGCAGATCTGCCCCATCGACGCCGTGCACGTCCTGATCACCGACCGCGACGCCCCCGCGGCGGAAGTGGCGGCGTTCCGGCAGGCGGGGATCGACGTGATCCTGAGCTAA
- a CDS encoding phosphoglycerate dehydrogenase produces MATGPSPRVVVTSRSFGRYVPDGIRLLEEAGLDVVMAGQGAPWPEDRMVGLARDAQALIVGTDQVTRRVLAGSPRLRVVARHGVGVDNIDLAGAAALGIAVTYTPGANTDAVAELTVALLLALWRGIVAADRTVREGRWEPVLGYEARGRTLGVVGLGRIGRGVAERARALGMRVVAFDVAEDRPYALAHGIAYLPLEDLLRTADAVSVHVPLTPKTRGLIGARELAWMKPTAVLVNVARGGVIDEEALAAALEGGRLAGAAVDVFTVEPPWESPLLRAPNVILTPHIGAHTLEAMTRMDLMAASDVVAVLRGDPPSYPVPAGGAHPPPHGEEPG; encoded by the coding sequence ATGGCGACCGGGCCCTCGCCGCGGGTCGTCGTGACCTCGCGATCCTTCGGTCGCTACGTTCCGGACGGGATCCGCCTGCTGGAAGAGGCCGGGCTGGATGTCGTCATGGCGGGGCAGGGGGCGCCCTGGCCCGAGGATCGCATGGTGGGTCTGGCGCGCGACGCCCAGGCCCTGATCGTCGGGACAGATCAGGTCACCCGCCGCGTGCTCGCCGGGAGTCCCCGGCTCCGCGTGGTCGCCCGACACGGCGTGGGCGTGGACAACATCGACCTGGCCGGCGCGGCGGCCCTGGGCATCGCGGTCACCTACACGCCGGGCGCCAACACGGACGCCGTGGCCGAGTTGACCGTGGCGTTGCTGCTCGCCCTGTGGCGCGGCATCGTGGCCGCGGACCGGACGGTGCGGGAGGGCCGATGGGAGCCGGTGCTGGGCTATGAGGCCCGGGGGCGGACGCTGGGCGTGGTCGGCCTGGGACGGATCGGGCGAGGGGTGGCGGAACGGGCCCGCGCCCTGGGGATGCGCGTGGTGGCCTTCGACGTGGCGGAGGACCGTCCCTATGCCCTGGCGCACGGCATCGCCTACCTGCCCCTGGAGGACCTCCTGCGCACGGCGGACGCGGTCTCCGTCCACGTCCCCCTGACTCCAAAGACGCGGGGACTGATCGGAGCGCGCGAGCTGGCCTGGATGAAGCCAACGGCCGTGCTGGTGAATGTGGCCCGGGGCGGGGTGATCGACGAAGAGGCTCTCGCCGCCGCGCTTGAGGGGGGCAGACTCGCCGGCGCGGCCGTCGATGTCTTCACCGTGGAGCCGCCCTGGGAGAGCCCGCTGCTCCGCGCGCCAAACGTCATCCTCACCCCCCACATCGGCGCCCACACGCTGGAGGCGATGACGCGCATGGATCTCATGGCCGCCTCCGACGTCGTTGCCGTGCTTCGTGGGGACCCCCCCTCCTACCCGGTGCCCGCCGGCGGGGCGCACCCCCCGCCGCACGGGGAAGAACCCGGTTAG
- a CDS encoding FGGY family carbohydrate kinase, translated as MAQRYLCGVDVGTTATKAVLIDDHGTVLAEAAEPSHLIQPAPGHVEQDLEEMLGETARAVRRCVQEAAVRPADVAAIGFDGQMAGIALIDERFRPVAPYDSWLDTRCGRCVAEMGEAAEQIIALTGGPPSYTHGPKILWWQRERPEVFARTAKVIMPAGYIAGALCGLEAAEAFIDPTYLHFSCFGDPQAGRWSAELLSRFGLPEDKFPRIVQPWAVVGRLTASGASSLGLAEGTPVVAGAGDQAAAMLGAGILRPGIVYDAAGTASVFAPCVPRFSPDLRHRTLLTARLVPEGLWYVIGYINGGGLNLRWFRDLLRAGGETTWGYETLDDRAAGVPPGADGLLFVPHLGGRVCPNRPDLRGAWVGLTWAHGIPHLYRALLEAVAYEYAIYLSVARHLVPELRFEEVRVVGGGAKSALWNQVKADVLQLPYVRLNRTEAAALGTAILAGYGVGIFDDLNDAVSRFTWPEARFTPDPERAAPYRRAAALYESLVAGHDALWQAVAGLAGQ; from the coding sequence ATGGCCCAAAGATACCTGTGCGGCGTCGATGTCGGCACGACCGCGACGAAGGCGGTCCTGATCGATGACCACGGCACCGTCCTGGCGGAAGCCGCCGAGCCGTCCCATCTGATCCAGCCTGCGCCGGGCCACGTGGAGCAGGATCTCGAAGAGATGCTCGGCGAGACGGCGCGCGCCGTGCGCCGGTGCGTGCAGGAAGCCGCCGTCCGACCGGCAGACGTGGCGGCGATCGGCTTCGACGGACAGATGGCCGGTATCGCGCTCATCGATGAGCGCTTCCGTCCGGTGGCGCCCTACGACTCCTGGCTGGACACTCGGTGCGGACGCTGCGTGGCGGAGATGGGGGAGGCGGCGGAGCAGATCATCGCCCTGACCGGAGGGCCACCGAGCTACACCCACGGACCCAAGATCCTCTGGTGGCAGCGGGAGCGTCCCGAGGTCTTCGCCCGTACGGCGAAGGTCATCATGCCGGCCGGCTACATCGCGGGGGCCCTGTGCGGGCTGGAGGCTGCGGAGGCCTTCATCGATCCCACCTACCTCCACTTCTCGTGTTTCGGTGATCCTCAGGCCGGGCGCTGGTCGGCGGAGTTGCTGTCGCGTTTCGGCCTGCCGGAAGATAAGTTCCCGAGGATTGTCCAGCCCTGGGCGGTCGTGGGCCGCCTCACCGCGTCAGGCGCCTCCAGCCTCGGGCTCGCCGAGGGGACCCCGGTGGTGGCCGGCGCCGGCGACCAGGCCGCGGCGATGCTCGGGGCGGGGATTCTCCGGCCGGGCATCGTCTACGACGCCGCGGGCACCGCGTCGGTGTTCGCGCCCTGCGTCCCGCGCTTCTCCCCCGACCTGAGACACCGCACGCTCCTGACGGCCCGCCTCGTGCCCGAAGGGCTGTGGTACGTCATCGGCTACATCAACGGGGGCGGGCTGAATTTGCGCTGGTTCCGCGACCTGCTGCGCGCCGGCGGCGAGACGACATGGGGCTACGAGACGCTGGATGACCGCGCGGCCGGCGTGCCGCCGGGCGCCGACGGGCTCCTTTTCGTCCCCCACCTGGGGGGCCGGGTCTGCCCGAACCGTCCCGATCTGCGGGGAGCCTGGGTCGGGTTGACCTGGGCGCACGGCATTCCCCACCTCTATCGCGCCCTGCTGGAGGCCGTGGCGTATGAGTACGCTATCTACCTCTCCGTGGCGCGCCACCTGGTTCCGGAGTTGCGGTTCGAGGAGGTGCGCGTGGTCGGCGGGGGCGCCAAAAGCGCCCTGTGGAACCAGGTCAAAGCCGACGTGCTGCAGTTGCCCTACGTGCGGTTGAACCGGACCGAGGCGGCGGCGCTGGGTACCGCCATTCTCGCCGGATACGGTGTGGGAATCTTTGACGACCTCAATGACGCCGTGAGCCGTTTCACCTGGCCCGAGGCCCGATTCACTCCCGATCCGGAGCGCGCCGCACCCTATCGCCGGGCCGCGGCGCTCTACGAGTCGCTTGTCGCCGGCCACGATGCGTTGTGGCAGGCGGTTGCCGGACTGGCCGGTCAGTGA
- a CDS encoding glucose-6-phosphate isomerase family protein produces the protein MAVEPLLVRLTTDPEAAMAPAARHPRRAHDLRGVFQDAAALEALIGAGDPVIYETFEPSLPEAPGHLMFGVTVVYPGRVGTEFFMTRGHYHRHRDTAEVYVGLRGRGCLVVQAEGADARTLPLEPGTVVYVAPGWAHRSVNTGEEPLIFLYTYPADAGHDYATLAASGFDLLVVHQAGEVVVVPNPRRSVGGSG, from the coding sequence ATGGCGGTCGAACCACTGCTCGTGCGTCTGACCACCGACCCGGAGGCGGCGATGGCCCCGGCCGCGCGGCATCCGCGGCGGGCGCACGATCTGCGCGGCGTCTTCCAGGATGCGGCGGCGCTGGAGGCGCTCATCGGCGCCGGTGATCCCGTCATCTACGAGACCTTTGAACCATCGCTGCCGGAAGCCCCCGGTCACCTGATGTTCGGCGTGACCGTGGTCTATCCGGGACGCGTGGGCACGGAGTTCTTTATGACCCGGGGGCACTATCACCGCCACCGCGACACGGCGGAAGTCTATGTGGGACTGCGGGGCCGGGGCTGCCTGGTGGTGCAGGCCGAAGGGGCCGACGCCCGGACCCTGCCGCTGGAGCCGGGGACGGTGGTCTACGTCGCGCCGGGATGGGCGCACCGCAGCGTGAACACCGGAGAGGAGCCGTTGATCTTCCTCTACACCTATCCCGCGGACGCGGGGCACGACTACGCCACGCTCGCGGCGTCGGGGTTCGACCTCCTCGTTGTCCATCAGGCGGGGGAGGTGGTCGTCGTGCCCAACCCCCGTCGGTCCGTCGGGGGGAGCGGCTAG
- a CDS encoding NAD-dependent succinate-semialdehyde dehydrogenase — protein sequence MEWVPLVIAGERVEGGGRPADVIDPATETVVARSATASVEDVDRAARAAASAFPAWAQSAPSARARLLRRGAALIRERIDELARLLTLEQGKPLREARSEIQAGIDALEYYAEETRRIAGEILPNDNPNRRSLVIRQPVGPVAAIGPWNYPVLLLAWKVAPALAAGCTLVVKPPSATPVAVSRFLECLMEAGAPAGVINIVIGPGATVGTSLVKHPAIRKIAFTGQTETGKAIMAMASDGVKRISLELGGHCPLLVFPDAPLDAAAKAGVYRAFRNAGQICNAINRVYVHRDIYRPYVEAFVEETRRLRLGPGLDDPDLGPMTTREGREKVEEHVADARARGATVACGGARPAEFSRGFFYQPTVLLDVDHSMKVMREETFGPVAPIMPFATMEEAVAMANDTPYGLVAYAFTRDLRTAMVVAERLEAGTVGINNVAGGEVPFPYGGWKESGLGIELSHHGLEEYLLVKHIRLELL from the coding sequence GTGGAGTGGGTTCCATTGGTCATCGCGGGGGAACGGGTCGAAGGAGGCGGTCGTCCGGCCGACGTGATCGATCCGGCCACCGAAACGGTGGTGGCGCGATCGGCCACGGCCTCCGTCGAGGACGTGGATCGTGCCGCCCGGGCTGCGGCTTCGGCGTTTCCCGCCTGGGCTCAGAGTGCTCCCTCGGCGCGGGCCCGGCTGCTGCGCCGTGGGGCGGCCCTGATCAGAGAGCGCATCGACGAGCTGGCGCGGCTGCTGACCCTGGAACAGGGCAAGCCGCTGCGCGAGGCGCGGAGCGAAATCCAGGCCGGGATCGACGCCCTGGAGTACTATGCCGAAGAGACCCGGCGGATTGCAGGCGAGATCCTGCCCAATGACAACCCGAACCGGCGCAGCCTGGTGATCCGCCAGCCGGTCGGGCCGGTCGCGGCGATCGGCCCCTGGAACTACCCGGTGCTCCTGCTGGCCTGGAAGGTGGCCCCCGCGCTCGCCGCCGGGTGCACGCTCGTCGTCAAGCCGCCGTCGGCCACCCCCGTGGCGGTCTCTCGGTTTCTGGAGTGTCTGATGGAGGCCGGGGCTCCCGCCGGCGTGATCAACATCGTCATCGGCCCCGGGGCCACCGTGGGGACCTCCCTGGTCAAGCATCCGGCCATCCGCAAGATCGCCTTCACCGGTCAGACCGAGACGGGGAAGGCGATCATGGCCATGGCCAGCGACGGCGTGAAGCGCATCTCCCTGGAACTGGGGGGCCACTGCCCGCTCCTGGTCTTCCCGGACGCGCCGCTCGACGCCGCGGCCAAGGCCGGGGTGTACCGGGCGTTCCGCAACGCCGGGCAGATCTGCAACGCCATCAACCGCGTCTACGTGCACCGGGACATCTACCGGCCCTATGTCGAGGCCTTCGTCGAGGAGACGCGGCGCCTGCGCCTCGGTCCCGGGCTGGACGATCCCGACCTCGGCCCGATGACCACGCGGGAGGGGCGGGAGAAAGTCGAAGAGCACGTCGCCGATGCCCGGGCCCGCGGTGCCACGGTGGCCTGCGGCGGGGCGCGGCCGGCGGAGTTTTCCCGCGGCTTCTTCTACCAGCCCACGGTCCTGCTCGACGTCGATCACTCCATGAAGGTGATGCGTGAGGAGACCTTCGGCCCCGTCGCGCCCATCATGCCCTTTGCCACGATGGAGGAGGCCGTGGCCATGGCCAACGACACGCCGTACGGCCTGGTGGCCTACGCCTTTACGCGCGACCTGCGCACCGCGATGGTTGTGGCGGAGCGGCTGGAGGCCGGCACGGTCGGGATCAACAACGTCGCCGGCGGTGAGGTGCCGTTCCCCTACGGCGGGTGGAAGGAGAGCGGACTCGGCATCGAGCTCTCCCACCATGGTCTCGAGGAGTACCTGCTGGTCAAACACATCCGGCTGGAGCTTTTGTGA
- a CDS encoding alcohol dehydrogenase catalytic domain-containing protein produces MHAGVYADGGLSLQARPIPRPSRDDLLLRVRAASICATDLKIIAHGHFKIPPGTSRVLGHEFAGEVVQPSDAAPEVVEGMRVGVAPNFGCGRCDLCARGLDHLCASYEALGISIDGALADYVLVPAAAVRRGNVVPLPPALPDEEAALVEPLSCVLNAHEAVRTGWGDRVLVFGAGPMGVMHLLVSRALGAASVVAVEPESFRRAQARTFGADAVVTPEEVSDAVGEFTAGRGFDVVIVAVPAREPLEQALAAAAALGRIHVFAGLTRGTAPPILDANRIHYRQLTVTGTSGSSARQYRRAIDLAASGRLPLGRLVSVQLPLGELEEAFLRARAPDVLKVVIRPGGAP; encoded by the coding sequence ATGCACGCCGGCGTGTACGCCGACGGCGGACTGAGTCTGCAGGCGCGGCCCATCCCGCGGCCGTCACGGGATGACCTGCTGTTGCGCGTCCGCGCCGCGTCCATCTGCGCCACGGATCTGAAGATTATCGCCCACGGGCACTTCAAGATCCCGCCGGGAACGTCGCGGGTGCTGGGGCACGAGTTCGCGGGCGAGGTCGTGCAGCCGAGCGACGCGGCTCCCGAGGTGGTGGAGGGGATGCGGGTGGGGGTGGCCCCGAACTTCGGCTGCGGGCGGTGTGACCTGTGCGCCCGCGGGCTCGACCACCTCTGTGCTTCCTATGAAGCGCTCGGCATCAGCATCGATGGCGCGCTGGCCGACTACGTCCTCGTACCGGCGGCGGCGGTGCGTCGGGGGAATGTTGTCCCGCTCCCTCCGGCGCTGCCCGACGAGGAGGCCGCACTGGTCGAGCCGCTGTCCTGCGTTCTCAACGCGCACGAGGCGGTCCGTACGGGGTGGGGCGACCGCGTGCTGGTGTTCGGCGCCGGGCCGATGGGGGTGATGCACCTGCTGGTCAGCCGCGCGCTGGGCGCGGCATCGGTCGTCGCCGTGGAGCCAGAATCCTTTCGGAGGGCCCAGGCCCGGACCTTTGGTGCGGACGCGGTGGTGACGCCGGAGGAGGTCTCCGATGCGGTGGGGGAGTTCACCGCGGGTCGAGGTTTCGACGTCGTCATCGTAGCCGTCCCGGCACGGGAGCCGCTGGAGCAGGCTCTGGCCGCGGCGGCGGCGCTGGGACGCATCCACGTCTTTGCCGGCCTGACGCGCGGGACGGCCCCGCCCATCCTGGATGCCAACCGCATTCATTACCGCCAGCTGACGGTCACGGGGACCAGCGGGTCCAGCGCCCGTCAATACCGCCGTGCGATCGACCTGGCGGCCTCGGGACGTCTGCCGCTCGGCCGGCTGGTGTCCGTTCAACTCCCCCTGGGGGAGCTTGAGGAGGCATTCCTGCGCGCCCGGGCGCCGGACGTCCTGAAGGTGGTGATCCGTCCCGGAGGCGCGCCTTGA